One genomic region from Flagellimonas oceani encodes:
- the murB gene encoding UDP-N-acetylmuramate dehydrogenase, whose translation MNIQENISLKNYNTFGIDVKARFFVEITGLVQLQKVLELKAYPKKFIISGGSNMLLTKDIDALVVHINLKGITVVEENENFVEVKAMAGENWHELVMWSLEQGYGGLENLSLIPGNVGTAPIQNIGAYGVELKDVFVSCAAMDVKTGELEGFDNEACEFGYRESIFKNEAKDKYIITSVVLKLTKKDHVLHTGYGSIENELKNKGIVHPTIRDISDAVIAIRRSKLPDPKEIGNSGSFFKNPVISQKAFDRFIKKHPNAPFYEMDDNEFKIPAGWLVEQCGFKGKRFGDAGVHDKQALVLVNHGTATGKEILDLSKKIQDEVQKTFKIKIQPEVNIIK comes from the coding sequence GTGAACATACAGGAGAACATATCCTTAAAAAACTACAATACCTTCGGCATTGACGTTAAGGCTCGGTTTTTTGTTGAAATAACCGGCCTGGTACAGCTTCAAAAAGTATTGGAGCTCAAGGCGTACCCAAAAAAATTCATTATCAGCGGAGGCAGCAATATGTTGCTCACCAAAGATATCGATGCGCTTGTGGTCCACATCAATTTAAAGGGCATCACCGTTGTAGAAGAAAATGAGAATTTTGTGGAAGTTAAGGCAATGGCGGGCGAAAATTGGCACGAACTTGTTATGTGGAGCTTGGAGCAAGGGTATGGCGGACTTGAAAACCTATCGCTCATCCCCGGCAACGTTGGCACGGCACCTATCCAAAATATTGGCGCATACGGTGTTGAACTTAAAGATGTTTTTGTGAGCTGCGCGGCCATGGACGTAAAAACAGGTGAGCTAGAAGGTTTTGATAACGAGGCCTGTGAATTTGGCTACAGGGAATCGATTTTCAAAAATGAGGCAAAGGACAAATATATTATTACTTCGGTAGTATTAAAGCTTACGAAGAAAGACCATGTGCTTCACACAGGCTATGGCTCCATTGAGAACGAATTGAAAAACAAAGGAATCGTACATCCGACCATTAGGGATATTTCTGACGCAGTGATCGCCATCCGCAGAAGCAAACTGCCCGACCCGAAGGAAATAGGCAATAGTGGCAGCTTTTTTAAAAATCCCGTAATTTCCCAAAAGGCGTTTGATAGGTTCATCAAAAAACACCCCAATGCGCCCTTTTACGAGATGGACGACAATGAGTTTAAGATTCCCGCAGGTTGGTTGGTAGAGCAATGTGGATTTAAGGGAAAACGCTTCGGCGATGCCGGTGTGCACGATAAACAGGCCCTGGTTTTGGTAAACCATGGCACTGCAACGGGCAAAGAGATTCTTGACCTAAGCAAAAAAATTCAGGATGAGGTACAAAAAACCTTCAAAATAAAAATCCAACCAGAAGTGAACATAATAAAATAA
- a CDS encoding anti-sigma factor, with translation MKEKVKIFLESDILEKYLLGDTTKEESQKAERYIAMYPEVRETYEVLQKNLETFANMYAKKTPEGLKDIIIASARKETMVSKRYMRYAVAASIAIMIFAGSSLFFWNQNKTLQEENTLVTNQIKYLEDNMKDQLADMRNQFIVLNNPATKKYQVRGEREAKELKAIAYINPVKKLSYINVSNVPELPEDKCFQMWAEVNGELVNLGVIKNFDEKDKLLALPYADNAVGYITIEPKGGNNIPSVDNIVANINY, from the coding sequence ATGAAGGAAAAAGTTAAAATATTTTTAGAGTCCGACATTTTAGAGAAATACCTTTTGGGAGACACCACTAAGGAAGAGTCCCAAAAGGCGGAAAGATATATTGCCATGTACCCCGAAGTACGGGAAACCTATGAGGTACTCCAGAAAAACTTGGAGACTTTTGCCAATATGTATGCAAAAAAGACCCCAGAAGGCCTAAAGGACATCATCATTGCGAGTGCAAGAAAAGAAACCATGGTAAGCAAAAGGTATATGAGATATGCCGTTGCCGCCAGTATCGCCATCATGATTTTCGCCGGCTCCTCCCTATTCTTTTGGAACCAGAACAAAACATTACAAGAAGAAAATACGCTGGTCACCAACCAAATCAAGTATTTGGAGGACAACATGAAGGACCAATTGGCCGATATGAGGAACCAGTTTATCGTTCTTAACAATCCCGCCACCAAAAAATATCAGGTAAGAGGTGAGCGTGAGGCTAAGGAACTTAAGGCCATCGCATATATCAACCCTGTAAAAAAACTGTCGTACATCAATGTGAGCAACGTCCCGGAACTTCCCGAGGATAAATGCTTCCAAATGTGGGCAGAGGTGAATGGGGAATTGGTAAACTTGGGCGTCATCAAAAATTTTGATGAAAAAGACAAACTGCTCGCCCTGCCCTATGCCGATAATGCCGTAGGCTACATCACTATAGAACCAAAGGGTGGGAACAACATTCCATCTGTCGACAATATCGTGGCCAACATAAATTACTAA
- a CDS encoding pyridoxal phosphate-dependent aminotransferase has translation MPSISKKGGQMPASPIRKLVPYAEAAKKRGTHVIHLNIGQPDIKTPKVALDAVRNHTIEVLEYSMTQGSEEYRTKIADYYAKQDIFVGAEDIIVTTGGSEALSFAMGTIMDNNDEIIIPEPFYANYNGFATAAGVKVKPIASSIENNFALPPISKFEDLITPKTKAILICNPGNPTGYLYSKEEIHQLADLVKKYNLFLVADEVYREFTYDGREHYSILQVEGLEEHAIVVDSVSKRYSMCGARIGCLISKNTEVIGTALKFAQARLSPPTFAQIASEAALETPQSYFDDVIEEYVSRRNLLITELNKLEGIKVATPQGAFYCVAELPIEDADHFAQWLLESFEVDGNTVMVAPAAGFYATPGLGKNQIRIAYVLEKDQLVKAVHILGKALRQYNAQ, from the coding sequence ATGCCAAGTATCTCAAAGAAAGGGGGCCAAATGCCCGCATCGCCTATACGAAAATTGGTGCCCTACGCGGAAGCTGCCAAAAAACGTGGAACCCATGTAATCCATCTTAATATTGGACAACCCGATATTAAAACACCCAAAGTGGCATTGGACGCGGTTCGCAACCACACCATCGAGGTTCTTGAATATAGTATGACCCAGGGCTCCGAGGAGTACCGTACAAAAATTGCGGATTACTACGCCAAGCAGGATATTTTTGTCGGTGCCGAAGATATTATCGTGACCACCGGCGGTTCCGAGGCATTGTCGTTTGCCATGGGTACCATTATGGACAATAATGATGAAATTATCATACCCGAACCATTTTATGCCAACTACAACGGTTTTGCCACTGCTGCAGGCGTGAAGGTAAAACCGATTGCCTCGTCTATAGAAAACAACTTTGCCCTACCTCCTATTTCCAAGTTTGAAGACCTTATCACTCCAAAAACGAAGGCCATACTAATTTGCAACCCTGGAAATCCGACAGGATACCTGTATAGTAAGGAAGAAATTCATCAGTTGGCGGATTTGGTCAAAAAGTACAATCTTTTCCTAGTAGCGGACGAAGTGTACCGTGAATTTACCTATGACGGCAGGGAGCATTACTCCATTCTACAGGTCGAGGGACTGGAAGAGCACGCCATTGTGGTCGATTCGGTATCCAAAAGATACAGCATGTGCGGCGCCCGTATCGGATGTCTGATTTCAAAGAACACCGAGGTTATTGGCACTGCGCTAAAATTTGCCCAGGCCCGCTTATCCCCACCCACTTTTGCCCAAATTGCCAGCGAGGCGGCTTTGGAAACACCCCAATCCTATTTTGATGATGTAATCGAGGAATATGTTTCCCGTAGAAATCTTTTGATCACCGAGCTCAACAAATTGGAAGGCATAAAAGTGGCCACTCCGCAAGGTGCCTTTTATTGCGTTGCCGAACTCCCCATTGAAGATGCGGACCACTTTGCACAATGGCTGCTGGAAAGTTTTGAAGTCGACGGAAATACAGTGATGGTAGCTCCCGCCGCAGGTTTTTACGCAACGCCGGGCTTGGGAAAAAATCAGATTAGAATTGCCTATGTGCTGGAAAAAGACCAACTTGTAAAGGCCGTCCATATATTAGGGAAGGCTTTAAGACAGTACAACGCCCAGTGA
- a CDS encoding aspartyl protease family protein translates to MSKKKCLVFTLLLMVPIFILAQGFELPKDKKFQRIGFELINNLIIIPVEINGVELTFILDSGVSKPILFNLSESDSIPINNVSEVTIRGLGGGEPMKALSSKGNVFRLGQARNLSQDLYVVMDRGINFSTTLGIPVHGIMGYDLFRDFIVEVNYNAEKLKLHNPELYTYRKRRNRQTIPLHVERRKAYVKGTVLMKDTANVPVKLLVDTGSSDALWLFPEPEKGLEIPEKNYEDHLGRGLSGDIFGKRSKINGVQIGDFKLDEAKVAFPYRESFQGLDSLGDRNGSLGGEVLKRFNMIFDYGRGLVTLKKNGNFKDPFQYNLAGIDLQHNGLRYIAESIADVNGIVKEDNADTFGNVQILLENKTRLSLVPEIVVSGIRAGSPAAEAGIREGDVILAVNGKRIHKYKLQEILNMINEREGKRIKVLIERYNTDLLFTFVLKKMFDDE, encoded by the coding sequence ATGTCGAAGAAAAAATGTTTGGTTTTTACGCTTCTTTTAATGGTGCCGATATTCATTTTGGCACAAGGTTTTGAATTGCCCAAGGATAAAAAGTTTCAGCGAATAGGCTTTGAGCTGATAAACAATCTGATTATCATTCCAGTGGAGATCAATGGGGTGGAACTTACCTTTATTCTTGATTCCGGTGTTAGCAAACCCATTTTGTTCAACCTTTCAGAATCTGATTCCATACCCATCAACAACGTTTCCGAAGTTACCATACGGGGCCTTGGTGGTGGAGAACCCATGAAAGCACTGAGCTCAAAGGGCAATGTATTTAGATTGGGACAAGCAAGGAACCTTTCCCAAGATCTGTATGTGGTTATGGACAGGGGCATCAATTTTTCGACCACATTGGGAATTCCTGTGCATGGAATCATGGGCTACGACCTTTTTCGGGATTTTATTGTTGAGGTGAACTACAACGCGGAAAAGCTGAAACTGCACAATCCAGAACTTTATACCTACAGGAAAAGAAGGAACAGACAGACCATTCCCTTGCATGTGGAAAGAAGAAAGGCCTATGTGAAAGGAACGGTGTTAATGAAAGATACAGCCAATGTTCCTGTAAAATTGCTTGTCGATACTGGGAGTAGCGATGCACTTTGGTTGTTTCCCGAACCCGAAAAGGGATTGGAAATACCCGAAAAAAATTATGAAGACCATCTGGGAAGAGGGTTGAGCGGTGATATTTTTGGAAAAAGAAGTAAGATCAATGGGGTTCAGATCGGAGATTTTAAACTTGATGAGGCCAAAGTGGCCTTTCCATATCGGGAATCTTTTCAGGGACTGGATAGCTTGGGTGACCGTAACGGTAGTTTGGGCGGCGAGGTGCTCAAACGTTTCAATATGATTTTTGACTATGGCAGAGGTCTTGTCACCCTAAAAAAGAACGGTAATTTTAAAGACCCCTTTCAGTATAACTTGGCGGGAATCGATTTGCAGCACAATGGCTTAAGGTACATTGCAGAGAGCATTGCGGATGTGAACGGAATCGTAAAGGAAGATAATGCCGATACTTTTGGCAATGTTCAGATTTTGCTGGAAAATAAGACCAGATTGAGTCTGGTGCCCGAAATAGTGGTGTCCGGTATCCGTGCCGGTAGCCCCGCCGCGGAGGCCGGTATACGTGAAGGCGATGTGATCTTGGCCGTGAACGGTAAGCGGATACATAAGTACAAACTGCAGGAAATACTTAATATGATAAACGAACGGGAAGGAAAGCGGATAAAAGTACTCATTGAAAGATACAACACCGACCTGCTTTTTACCTTTGTCCTTAAAAAAATGTTCGACGACGAATAA
- a CDS encoding RNA polymerase sigma factor: protein MSTLIERHIVSLLEEKDDKAISLLYENYGDTLFGVAFKVVKDEDLAQDVLQESFIKIWKKADTYDASKAKLFTWLFRIVRNTAIDKLRSVNNKSDKEIQIDVSDVYNVGVKAINPEHLDIQENLDKIEDKYRIVLEALFFEGMTQQEASDELDIPLGTIKSRLKIGLRELGKIYGTTMSLLLILNLLS from the coding sequence ATGAGCACATTGATAGAGAGACATATTGTTTCACTCCTTGAGGAAAAAGACGATAAAGCTATTTCCCTACTTTATGAAAATTATGGGGATACGCTCTTCGGGGTTGCCTTTAAGGTGGTAAAAGATGAGGATTTGGCCCAAGATGTGCTACAGGAAAGTTTTATCAAAATCTGGAAAAAAGCCGACACCTACGATGCTTCCAAGGCAAAACTTTTTACATGGTTGTTCCGGATCGTTAGAAACACGGCCATAGATAAATTGCGCAGCGTGAATAATAAATCGGACAAGGAAATCCAAATCGACGTTTCAGACGTATATAATGTTGGAGTGAAGGCCATTAACCCGGAACATCTGGACATCCAAGAAAACTTGGACAAAATCGAAGATAAGTACAGAATTGTTTTAGAGGCCCTGTTTTTTGAAGGAATGACGCAGCAGGAAGCGAGTGATGAACTGGACATCCCTTTGGGTACCATAAAATCCCGGCTAAAAATAGGACTTAGGGAACTTGGAAAGATTTACGGCACAACAATGTCCTTGCTCTTAATCTTAAATTTGTTGTCATGA
- a CDS encoding DUF1573 domain-containing protein, whose product MMKKTVLMLFVGLLSLGVYAQETAKIEFKSETIDYGEIERGSDGVRVFEFTNTGDAPLVISNVKSSCGCTIPKKPEEPIMPGKVGKIEVKYDTNRVGPIRKAITVTSNADTPTKVLKIKGNVKSPGAK is encoded by the coding sequence ATGATGAAAAAAACTGTACTCATGCTGTTTGTAGGGCTTTTATCCTTAGGGGTATATGCTCAAGAAACCGCTAAAATCGAATTTAAGAGCGAGACCATTGATTACGGAGAAATTGAAAGAGGTAGCGATGGTGTCCGTGTATTTGAATTTACCAATACAGGTGATGCTCCTTTGGTAATCAGCAACGTTAAATCTAGCTGTGGATGTACTATCCCCAAAAAACCAGAAGAGCCGATTATGCCCGGAAAGGTTGGTAAAATCGAAGTAAAATATGACACAAACAGAGTTGGCCCTATCAGAAAGGCCATTACTGTAACCTCAAATGCTGACACTCCAACCAAGGTACTCAAAATAAAGGGTAACGTAAAAAGTCCTGGAGCTAAGTAA
- a CDS encoding valine--tRNA ligase, which produces MEIPSKYDPKRVEEHWYAYWSEHNYFNSKPDEREPYTIVIPPPNVTGVLHMGHMLNNTIQDVLIRRARLLGKNACWVPGMDHASIATEAKVVAKLKADGIDKSKLSRDEFLKHAWDWTNEYGGVILQQLKKLGCSCDWDRTKFTMDDDMSASVIKVFVDLYNKGLIYRGYRMVNWDPEAKTTLSDEEVIYEERQGNLYYLSYAIEGSDEKVTIATTRPETILGDTAICINPNDERYHHLRGKKAIVPICDRVIPIIEDEYVDVEFGTGCLKVTPAHDENDKNLGDKHNLEVVDIFNEDATLNSFGLHYEGKDRFVVRKEISKELEEKGFLVKTEQHTNKVGTSERTKAVIEPRLSDQWFLRMENLAKPAIESVLETKDVKLYPSKFDNTYRHWMENIRDWNISRQLWWGQQIPAYYYGDGKEDFVVAETLEEALKLAREKTSDPRLRASDLTQDPDVLDTWFSSWLWPISVFGGILEPENDEVNYYYPTNDLVTGPDILFFWVARMIMAGYEYRGKRPFENVYLTGLVRDAQRRKMSKSLGNSPDALKLISDFGADGVRVGLLLSSAAGNDLLFDEALCQQGANFANKIWNAFRLVKGWEVADIPQPEAAQKGIEWYKAKFNQTLVEIEDHFSKYRISDALMATYKLVWDDFCSWLLEIVKPEYQKPIDQKTYNEVLGLFEENLKLLHPFMPFLTEEVWQHIAERTPEDALIVSQWPETKKVDSALIAEFDFASEVISGIRTIRKEKNIPQKDALELFVLNAEGVGSQMDAIILKLGNLSKMEVVDASLDGALTFRVKSNEYFIPISGAIDVEAEIAKITEELNYTKGFLKSVEKKLSNQRFVNNAPEQVVDMERKKAADAEAKIETLEKSLASLK; this is translated from the coding sequence ATGGAGATTCCATCAAAATATGACCCAAAAAGGGTTGAAGAACACTGGTATGCCTATTGGTCGGAGCATAACTATTTTAACTCCAAACCAGACGAAAGGGAGCCGTACACCATAGTAATCCCACCACCAAACGTGACAGGGGTGCTACATATGGGGCATATGCTCAACAATACCATTCAAGACGTTCTTATCCGAAGAGCACGCCTCTTGGGGAAAAACGCCTGTTGGGTTCCTGGAATGGACCACGCATCCATAGCCACTGAGGCCAAAGTGGTTGCAAAGCTAAAGGCGGATGGCATCGACAAGTCCAAATTGTCCCGTGATGAATTTCTAAAACACGCTTGGGATTGGACCAATGAGTATGGGGGAGTAATTCTTCAACAATTGAAAAAACTCGGCTGTTCCTGTGATTGGGACCGAACCAAGTTTACCATGGATGACGATATGTCAGCCTCGGTGATTAAGGTTTTTGTTGATTTATATAATAAAGGTTTGATATACAGGGGGTACCGAATGGTGAACTGGGACCCTGAAGCCAAAACCACCCTATCCGATGAGGAGGTAATCTACGAAGAAAGGCAGGGCAACCTATATTATTTGTCCTACGCCATTGAAGGTTCGGATGAAAAAGTGACCATTGCCACCACCCGCCCAGAAACCATTTTGGGCGATACCGCCATTTGTATCAACCCCAATGATGAGAGATACCATCATTTAAGAGGTAAAAAGGCCATAGTTCCGATTTGTGACAGGGTAATTCCCATTATTGAGGACGAATATGTGGATGTAGAATTCGGTACAGGGTGCCTCAAGGTAACCCCGGCCCACGATGAGAACGATAAAAACCTTGGGGATAAGCACAATCTAGAGGTTGTTGACATTTTCAATGAAGATGCCACCTTGAACTCTTTCGGCCTTCATTACGAAGGCAAGGACCGTTTTGTGGTGCGCAAAGAAATCTCAAAAGAGCTTGAAGAAAAAGGGTTTTTGGTAAAAACGGAACAGCATACCAATAAAGTGGGGACTTCCGAAAGAACCAAGGCCGTAATCGAGCCGAGATTGTCTGATCAGTGGTTCCTAAGAATGGAAAATTTGGCCAAACCGGCCATCGAAAGTGTGTTGGAGACCAAGGATGTAAAATTGTACCCTTCAAAGTTCGATAACACCTATCGCCATTGGATGGAGAACATCCGTGATTGGAACATTTCCCGCCAATTGTGGTGGGGACAGCAAATTCCCGCCTATTATTATGGGGATGGCAAGGAGGATTTTGTAGTAGCCGAAACCCTGGAAGAAGCACTTAAACTGGCACGGGAAAAAACTTCGGACCCCAGACTTCGGGCTTCAGACTTAACTCAAGACCCCGATGTTTTGGATACCTGGTTCTCTTCTTGGTTGTGGCCCATAAGCGTTTTCGGTGGCATCTTGGAACCGGAAAACGACGAGGTGAACTATTATTACCCGACCAACGATTTGGTCACGGGTCCCGATATTTTGTTCTTTTGGGTAGCCAGAATGATCATGGCCGGTTATGAATATAGAGGTAAACGCCCTTTCGAGAACGTATACCTCACAGGCTTGGTACGTGATGCACAGCGCAGAAAAATGTCCAAATCCTTGGGCAACTCGCCAGATGCCCTTAAACTGATATCGGATTTCGGTGCCGATGGAGTTCGCGTAGGATTGTTGTTGAGTTCTGCAGCAGGCAACGATTTGTTGTTTGATGAAGCCCTTTGCCAGCAAGGGGCCAACTTCGCGAATAAAATTTGGAACGCCTTCCGATTGGTAAAGGGATGGGAAGTGGCAGATATTCCACAGCCCGAAGCAGCACAAAAGGGAATCGAATGGTATAAGGCCAAGTTCAATCAAACTTTGGTGGAGATTGAAGACCATTTCTCCAAATACCGTATTTCCGATGCCTTGATGGCGACCTATAAATTAGTGTGGGACGATTTCTGCTCTTGGTTGCTGGAAATCGTAAAACCGGAATATCAAAAACCAATCGACCAGAAAACATACAATGAAGTATTGGGTCTTTTTGAGGAAAACTTGAAGTTGCTCCACCCATTTATGCCATTTTTGACGGAAGAAGTTTGGCAGCATATTGCCGAACGTACCCCAGAAGATGCCTTGATCGTTTCCCAATGGCCCGAAACTAAAAAGGTGGATTCCGCATTGATTGCTGAATTTGATTTTGCTTCCGAAGTGATCTCAGGAATAAGAACCATCAGAAAAGAAAAGAACATTCCACAAAAGGATGCTTTGGAACTTTTTGTGTTGAATGCCGAAGGAGTGGGCTCGCAAATGGATGCCATTATTCTCAAATTAGGAAACCTCTCAAAAATGGAGGTCGTAGATGCTAGTTTGGATGGTGCACTTACGTTCAGGGTGAAGAGCAACGAATATTTTATTCCTATCAGTGGCGCCATTGATGTTGAGGCAGAAATAGCCAAGATTACGGAAGAGCTCAATTACACCAAAGGATTTTTAAAATCGGTGGAAAAGAAATTGAGCAACCAGCGTTTTGTGAACAATGCCCCGGAACAAGTGGTGGACATGGAACGTAAAAAAGCTGCCGATGCAGAAGCCAAAATCGAAACTTTGG